A window of Drosophila sulfurigaster albostrigata strain 15112-1811.04 chromosome X, ASM2355843v2, whole genome shotgun sequence genomic DNA:
atcatcatcacatcGTGCTACACTGGCTCCATCATTGCGTTTGTCACTTTACCCGCATTTCCTGACACCGTCGACTCGGTCACCGATCTGTTGGGTCTCTTTTTCCGCGTCTGCACGCTGGGTAAGCGAAACAACATTCCGAAATCAAGCATAACTCTTATGTTTTGATTCATTTAGATAATGGTGGCTGGGAGTCATGGTTCAAGAGCTCTACACACGAAGCAACCTCCAAGTTGTATAAAAAGATGGAGTTTGTTGGCTCGCTAGAGGAAGGCATTGGCAATGTCACGCAGAGTTTCTTCTGGAACTATGCTTTTCTGGGCTCTAAAGCGCGTCTCGAATATCTGGTGCAATCCAACTATTCCAATGAGTAAGCAGAAAACACTTTTCAGCAAGTTGACAGCtttgaagcagcagcaagttgaAAGCACTGCAGTAGTAGGAagcactgcagcagcagcactgaGATTGCAGTACTGCAGCAGTAGCAAGTTGACAGCACTGGAGCAACAAGCTGACAGCACTGCAGCAAGAAGTTGACAGCACTGCAGCAACAAGTTGACAGCACTGCAGCAACAAGTTGACAGCACTGCAGCAATAAGTTGAAAGCACTGCACCAGCAAGTTGACAGCACTACAGCAACAAGTTGACAGCACTGCAGCAACAAGTTGACAGCACTGCAGCAATAAGTTGAAAGCACTGCACCAGCAAGTTGACAGCCGTTAACCCAAGCGTTTTTACTTGCAGAAATCTCTCCCGTCGTTCGGCATTGCATCTGAGCGAGGAATGCTTTGCGCTCTTTCAGATTGGATTCCTCTTTCCACGCGATTCGGTGTACAAGCGCAAGATCGACTCGATGATCATGATAGCACAGGAGAGTGGTTTGATGATCAAGCTGGGACACGAGGTCAGCTGGGCGATGCAACGCTCGTCAACAGGTCGCCTGCTTCAGGCGAGTGCCAGCTCCTCGCTGCGCGAAATCATTCAGGAGGAGCGTCAATTGACCACCGCGGATACGGAGGGAATGTTTCTGCTGATGGGCATCGGGTATTTCATGGGCGCCATGGCGTTGCTCTCAGAGATCGTCGGCGGGATAACGAACAAGTGCCGTCAGATTATCAAGAGATCGCGCAAGAGCGCATCGAGCGCCTGGTCATCGCATCACAGCTCCGCCGTTGAACGCACCGCAGTCGAACAGCAGGCACATGATGTGCGGAAGGCAGCGCGTCGACATGCCGCCGAGGAGGCCAATCAACGCATGGGTTTCGGCATGCGTGAATTCAATTTGACACGGCGCACACTCCGCGAactctacaacaccaacaatcGCAATGAATCGACGGCCGATCCCGAGCCCGATTCCGAGGCGGATCAACGCGACGTGGAGAGGcaacaggaacagcagcaTGAACATCAAGAGCTTATGGATGAGCTGCCGCATGATGTCTACGAATCGCTGGAGCAACTAGATGATTATATAGCTAACTTGGAGTCGATTGCCGAATGCAGCCCCGAATTCGATGAAGATGCTGTGCTGGGCTCGGAGCACGAGCCAGATATTAATAGCAATGAGTGAAGCAGacatataaaaacataatcTAGTTTCGTAAAAGTAATCACGATTATGAAATGTTTGGGAATCTTTacgaaattaaatcaaaactgacaacaattcatttaaaattaagacaCAAATTTGATGAGCTACCGACTAGATTACAAATGATTCTTGATGCAAAGTTTATCAACCAGAACTTATCAATTTATCAATGTTTATCTTTCAATTTCCCAATATCTTCACTTCGTTTCATatagcaaaataaatgaaaatattaatccTGTACATTCcgaataataaatttcgatAGGTTTAATcctactttaaaattaaataaaaaaaagtttacttttgtttgtttttacatatttatatttgttcaTTCTTTTGTTTAGGATTATGCACTCTAAGTGTTGCCTCGCACAATTCGGAATCATTTATACGCAACTGTTTTTTAAGTGCCACCGAAGTCTCTCAGATTAGACAGAGAtggagcgtgtgtgtgtgttagagagcgaaagagtgaGAGCAACAATAATACTCAAATTGAGATTTCATCgttaaaaaaacatataaaaaaaaaaatatgtatacatatatcattttGTGGACCTAAAATTAGAGCTAAGCTTAATGAATGTACAAATTACAGAAAGAGAATTTCCATGTTTTGCGAATGTTATCGTTAGAGAGCGAGATAGTAagagggagtgagagagagagaggggagaagagagagatagcaTGTGTGGGAGTGCATTAGACGCCTCGGTTGGGCAAGTCCTTGACTTTGTAGATGCGCACCAACCAATGCTCTGTGGTATACGCCTCCTCTAGGACATCCAGCTCAAAGTCTTTGTTGCCAATCTCTGCCGCACGCACACGATCATATCCCTGCGCCTTTCCGCCCTCCGTGTACATTTGGCCAAAGCGATAGTAGCACATCTTGTACATGAGACAATTGAGCAGCGTGGGTGATCCCTCTTTATCCACTCGGAACTCGCCGTTGGCCGCATAGTAATCCTTTTCCTTGATGTGCGCACCGCGATCGGTACTGCCGCCAATGCGCACCATCCACAGGAACTTGTTGATGTCATCCGATGAGTAGCCAGTGAGACCACCAAATATAACCAGCACATAGTCCACATCGAGTTCACGCATTATCTCGTAGGCCTTTTCCTCGGACGAAGCCATCGCCTGGCCGACGCGAGAGATGTGCGTATTGTTCCAAGTGTTGTTATCCACAAGTATCGTGCGATTCGCCATGGCTGTTATCTGATAGCCATAATCCCACCAGGACATAATACGAGCGTtctacaaaagcaaaaggttGGTATAATATTAGCAACAGTTATAAATTGATAGTAATAAGTTTTAAGGAAGGCATAATCAGCAATATTTTGTTAGTACTCATTATGTTTCATACTCTTCctatcaagaatatacaaattgcattcatcACATAGTAGTTGCCTCAGTAAATTAACCCCCCAATCGGATAATCTCTTATGCTTACCTCAGGGGTGTTCATCTGCAGCCAATAGTAAGCCTCGCGAAAATCATCAAATATAATGCGACCGCCGTCATGGGAGCGTGCGCTCAACACAATGCTGGGCGAGGAATACGCCTCCGAGGTGACCCAGGTACAATGGAATGTGTAAACAATCAGCATAACAGTTATAATGGCCACAAAACCAATAGCCACTTCGCTCTTGACACCGCCACTCTGTTGCTCCAATTTCTTGTGCTGTCGCTTGCTTTCCGTTGCTGGCTTTGAGCTGCCCGTGTCCACACTCTTGATATATTTCGCCAACAGATGCGAGATGGCAATGCCCGATAGCACACACATTACAGGCGCCAGCACCAGCATCAGACGCACCATAACGCCAGCGAAATAGATGCTAGTAACGCCATACAATATGATGAAAATGTTGGCATCCGTCAGCCGGGAGAAGCAAAAGTAAAGGCCAGCGGGAAACAGAAACACAAGTAtctaaaaagaaagaaaatacatGTTAGTAAACAATGTTAATGGTGCAATTGATTGCGATTGCAGCTAATTCAGCGATCAAAGTGCATGTAATCATTTGATTGCATTAAGGCGCAACTCATTCACATCGTTTTAATGGGAATCATCATTATCTAGTGCGcaatccaaaacaaaacaatttgctttaCCTGCAGATCAAAGTAAAACGACGACCACGATGTGGGCTGATGCTCCGACACTGAGGCAATAATTGGAATGTGATTCTTGGCATACGATGGATCCAGCAGCGAATAAAAGCGTCCCGTCCATGGCGACACTTTGCCCGTCAGCGTCAATAGCGTGCCCACAATAACGACCACGCTGAGCAAGCTGGAGACGAGTGTCTTGAAGAGCAGCTCAAAGTGTTCCTTGGGCATGCGAGAGCGCAAATAGTCCACAAAACCATGTATCTGACAAAGGCCAAAGACGCCGAGGGcctgcaaacacacaaaatacacttgcttaataatatattcacaaaatttgtaACTGCAAAATATTCGCAATGCAGTGTATCAGCTTAATTTGGTATAGTACTCATTATGTTTCATACTCTTCCTATCAAGAATTACAATATGTAATCATCATGTTAACTACACTTAACGAacgttaaaattaaaatgattgatCAACTTACCAGCATATGCTCGGAGCTCTGAATAGGCTGGAAGCCCACAAAAGATATCTGCATGGAGAGTATGGTGCCTACACAATACAGCGTACTATAGGCGATATAAATGCGATGTGAGAAGCGTCCAGTGATCATCAGCGCTAACACATGCAGCGGTATCAGATTGATGAGGAACACATAGCCGCCCCATGACGATACCATATAGAAGTAGGCAAGCGCTGACATAGCAGACCAAAAGATTGTGCCCGTCTTGACTGCTTTTATCCATAGGAAATAGGTGAAGAGCATGCAAAAGATAGCAATGCCTTCATTATCATATGAACCTGCCACTGAGCGTGATATGTAGCCGGGCACAATGGATATCAAAGCGGCAGCCACTAAGCCAGCACCAGTGCTCTATAAATAACAAGAAACAATAAGACATGTGCCTCGAATGGTTCGAGCATAACCTCAATAAGTACTTACGTGTATTTCCTTGGTCAGGGCATAGGTGACCAGCGTGGTGAGCGATGAGAAGAATGGCGCCAGAAATACGCACACATTTCGTATATCAATTGTTATGTTCAGCATCCACATCAGTCTGTAGAGCGCCGCCGATGTCACCATTAATCCGGGATAAATGGTGCCGCCAATAATACGGCCAAGCGGATACCAAGCGCGATCATCGAACCAATTGTGAAATTTATAGAAGCCCTGCTCGGCAAGGAACCGCGTGGTGCGGTAATTGAAATATGGATCGAACTCATGGATCACGCTTTCGAAGCGCAGCACTGAGAATAAACGTGTGGCGAACGCTGCAAGCGACAATCAAATGGAACGATTGAAAAAAGAATCACCAAACGTTATTAAGTTGGCTGCATTCAACGTATCACGGCTGCATAGCGATACCATTATcgagttataattttttttgtgcttatCGATACTATCTGTATGGTGTTTGTATCGTGAAATAATTCACGCCCACCTATACAAGCACATATCTGCATATTGACGTCGTCCCCGCCCCCGTAAATGCGATTCGACATATTTGACAAAATATACTCACATAAAACAGCGGCTAATATAAGTATTGCCAATTTGACGAGATGCTCTTGCTTTTCCCATGTTAGCAGACCTTTTGCCTTTGATGCCGCTCCGCCGGCTAAGGTGCCTGTATCGACAACAGTCATGGCCGGTTTAGTGGTTTCGGGTTTATAAAGCCAGCCAACGAACCAAATGCCGGTGTTCGGCGTCGATGCGACGTTACTTTTTAGCGGACAAAACTATACGCAATTCCACATACGGCGTTGCACATTAAGCACACATCAATGCTGCACATTACCTGCactcagttttgttttgtttaagaCCGCACgagtttaaaaacaaaacgaaatttatgaaaataaatccGCCGGCAGCTTCGTGGCAACAAGAAAATTCGCGAGACGCCCGATAGAAGAGCTTGCGGAACATCGATGACAATATCgatgtatttgttttatttgttgagATGTGACCATATACATTTCAATGTCAATGAGATATACTAGAATATGAAAACCCTCAGAGTTGTCACTTGATTACATTTCCATAGATATTGTCAAAGGGCGCATAGTTTTTGACAACTAGTTATTTTTCGGCGTTttccaataaaatataaagtgaAGCGTTGTTTCTGTGCTTTTCAGTTTGTGAAAATAGTTTATGGTCGAAGAAAATTGCTTTAGAAACGCATAAAACAATCTTTATTCTTGAGTAAGAAATCTTGGTAAGTGTTTAACATTAAGCAATCCAATGATTGTTTACATTCATGTTTGGCTGCAAGTGAAACTGTGTTTATCGTTTTTAACAAATTACATTACTTAGATTCATTATGGGACGTCGTAAATCTAAAAGAAAGCCTCCACCGAagagaaaaaatattgaaCCTTTGGATCAGCAATTTAACTGTCCATTCTGTAATCATGAGAAGTCTTGTGAAGTAAAAATGGATAAAGGACGAAATACAGCGAGGATAACATGTCGTGTTTGCCTTGAAGACTTTCAAACTGGAATTAACTTTTTATCGGAACCTATAGATGTATATAATGACTGGGTAGATGCCTGTGAAACTGCTAATTAATCGTAATTTATATTGAACTTTTAagtgaatatgtatgtatttacaaaCATATATTAGTAGTCCATGTGTTCCGCAGGGCTACACAAGAGACGTTACCAGGGCatgcataataaattgaataaaccTTGATCGCCAACACATTCTATTCGCGTTTTGTTATAGAGGAGCATGAATATCTAAATATGCTGcacattaaatgcattttagaCAGCAATTATTcaaagcaataataataatcgctTAACCAGCTGGCAAGATGGCGAAACATCGGCGGCAATATCGATgtatgtttgttatttatcGGGGTgaccatatacatatgtatcaaCGTCGAAGggatatactaaaatacaaaatattgtaaaagaaatacataCCTGGTTACACATATGTGGGCATATTCAAGGGCGCATAATTTCGATACCGTTTTTCGATGTTTTTAATCAAATCTACTACTAAATCGttcttttttacattttagaaaataatttctGAAACtcttaaatcaaattttttatCTCTTCATTCTTTAATCATTGTAAGTTATTAACATTAagtaaaattttttttaaatttttgtttgtctgccaGTGATAAATTTTCAtctataaacatacatatgtacatatgttcattattttattttatcttttgaAATAGAGgaaaattcatattcaaatatactacaaatacaaaaaaaaaagtaatatactATGTGGTctataactatttttaatgAGTCAGTTGTGTTTATGTGAATGCATCGACTGTAATGTTCTTTGTTCATGCAATGCTGATTGCTGTTGACCGCAGTGTGGCCTTTCTTGTAATATAATTAACACTCTCACAGCATCGCGAACTCATTGGTGTGATTCATGTAGGAGTCATTGCACTCACTTAGAGCTGCATCAGCTGGACAGCAAAACCAGCTTGCacttcacacacacgcttCTTTTAAAATGCGCGGCAGATAACAGTTTTGGCTGTATTGCACTGCAGCGTATCAGCTGTTTTAAGCCTTGCTCTGCTTTGAGCCCGATAACAAATTTAACGCCGCGATAACTACGCCAGATGTTTCTCTCTTTGTCATCTATGCGCATGTCGTCACAAAATCAAGATCGTTCAatacaagtattttatttttgccaaacaattataaaataaaagattattgttaaaatatatatttcgaaaGCAATTAGCAAACATCCCAAGCGGAAAATTCTCGTTGTCATCTAGATTCTAATTGGATAACATATTCCAGcgtacaaattaatttacatcAATTTTCGTAGTACGTCTTTGCAATTGTGACGTCATAGTTGTGTGCGGTTTGGCGCGCTCttctgtctctcgctctctggcgACTGTGAATGCCGACTAGCAGACCTGCGCACTGCGCATATTGTGCTATTCATTAAATCGTCGTCGTCTGgtcgtcgctgtcgttgctCTCGCGcggacgtcgtcgtcgtcgttgctgctcTGCCgacttattgttattgtttttacatttaaaagcagctagtgttttttttttatttggcagCACAAGACACACGCATTTTATTCGCCGCCGACTGCTTggtaaatttcataaattgcatttacaaCAGTTATTAACAAAACTCAAAAAGTGCGCTCacgtgtatatgtgtgtgtgtgtatgtgtctgtatAGGTGTGCGTGTGAGTTTTCTAgatatgtgagtgtgtgtgcgtttcaTATGATAAACAACTGAAATTGGTTTTTACAATTGCTTCGGCTACATACTAACTAgaaaattcacacacacacgcatacaaacGCAAACTAGTTAAAATGTCAAACTGTGTGTGTACATAACCTAAGCAATCGAAGGGCagtcgccgtcgacgtcgctgctgcagcggAGGAGCAGTGCCAACATTGTTGTCTCATCAAATGTATaacgttcttttttttcgtttttttttttgttttgttttgttggttgtgCACTCAAAAATCCTATAtgatttataataaacaaataaataaatgtatgtatgcagTGCAGGGACACCGCCTACCAATTGATGAGgaggaacagcaacaaccataacagcaataataacaataggcAAGAAGAAGTGCAGCAACGGCTCAATGTGGTAAGTTTTGCCGTTAGAAGAAGGGTTGAAGCGGGACAGCAATAGAGGGTTGAAAGAggagaaatgaaataaatacttatgtgGATTTACTGCAGTGCATGCccaaaatcaaattgattacgatacacacatacacatgcatagaAACTCTCTCACAGACAGagaaactcacacacattgagacttacacacacacacacacaaacacactcttGTAAGATGCAATGCACATGCAGGCCATACAATTTGTTCAAGAATGGTGAAAAATCGAACATCAACGCGTGGCCAAGCGGGAGGTGCTGGCGGTGGCGGAGATGTTTGGCGGTGCTGCTGCACACGCACACCACGCAAATAGAAaacgagctgctgctgcagttgcagcggCTCCAAGCGTGACTATCAGCTACCCTGTACTTTAAGTCAAGAATTAACGCAGTCCGCATTTGACATAGCTCACATAGGGCACAGATCAAAATCTTTACTTAGCTTTTGTCATAATGCAAACAGTTGTTGCGTTGATACCCTTTATACGGATGCAGGGTATGtgaacaaaaaggaaaaacaaaaattgtgctATAATATGTGCCATAGCAGAAGCAGGCAGCCACAGCCgc
This region includes:
- the LOC133849343 gene encoding dolichyl-diphosphooligosaccharide--protein glycosyltransferase subunit STT3A; protein product: MTVVDTGTLAGGAASKAKGLLTWEKQEHLVKLAILILAAVLSFATRLFSVLRFESVIHEFDPYFNYRTTRFLAEQGFYKFHNWFDDRAWYPLGRIIGGTIYPGLMVTSAALYRLMWMLNITIDIRNVCVFLAPFFSSLTTLVTYALTKEIHSTGAGLVAAALISIVPGYISRSVAGSYDNEGIAIFCMLFTYFLWIKAVKTGTIFWSAMSALAYFYMVSSWGGYVFLINLIPLHVLALMITGRFSHRIYIAYSTLYCVGTILSMQISFVGFQPIQSSEHMLALGVFGLCQIHGFVDYLRSRMPKEHFELLFKTLVSSLLSVVVIVGTLLTLTGKVSPWTGRFYSLLDPSYAKNHIPIIASVSEHQPTSWSSFYFDLQILVFLFPAGLYFCFSRLTDANIFIILYGVTSIYFAGVMVRLMLVLAPVMCVLSGIAISHLLAKYIKSVDTGSSKPATESKRQHKKLEQQSGGVKSEVAIGFVAIITVMLIVYTFHCTWVTSEAYSSPSIVLSARSHDGGRIIFDDFREAYYWLQMNTPENARIMSWWDYGYQITAMANRTILVDNNTWNNTHISRVGQAMASSEEKAYEIMRELDVDYVLVIFGGLTGYSSDDINKFLWMVRIGGSTDRGAHIKEKDYYAANGEFRVDKEGSPTLLNCLMYKMCYYRFGQMYTEGGKAQGYDRVRAAEIGNKDFELDVLEEAYTTEHWLVRIYKVKDLPNRGV
- the LOC133849347 gene encoding transcription elongation factor 1 homolog, with product MGRRKSKRKPPPKRKNIEPLDQQFNCPFCNHEKSCEVKMDKGRNTARITCRVCLEDFQTGINFLSEPIDVYNDWVDACETAN